In one Alphaproteobacteria bacterium RIFCSPHIGHO2_01_FULL_41_14 genomic region, the following are encoded:
- a CDS encoding preprotein translocase subunit SecG: protein MTTFLLIILSFVTLAMIICILLQQSEGGGLTSGGPAMGGMMSARGAKNLLTHVTAVLATIFMTLCIVLAILSGAGRKSVESSVLDEISQQKPVIPAAPISQ from the coding sequence ATGACCACATTCTTATTAATTATTCTCTCCTTCGTAACGCTTGCCATGATTATTTGCATTTTGTTGCAACAAAGTGAAGGGGGAGGCCTGACTTCTGGAGGGCCAGCTATGGGAGGCATGATGTCGGCACGGGGGGCAAAAAATCTTTTGACTCACGTCACCGCTGTTTTGGCTACTATTTTCATGACACTTTGCATTGTTTTAGCCATTCTGAGTGGCGCGGGGCGGAAGAGCGTAGAAAGTTCCGTGTTAGACGAGATTAGCCAACAGAAACCCGTCATTCCTGCGGCGCCAATCAGCCAGTGA
- a CDS encoding phosphopyruvate hydratase, whose protein sequence is MSSIVDIIGRQIFDSRGTPTLEVEVLLESGAWGRASVPSGASTGSHEAVELRDGGKAFGGKGVLKAVDHVTHDIFDALRGLEGLDQLLIDKTLCALDGTPNKKKLGANAILGTSLAVARAGADELGCPLYRYLGGPSARILPIPLMNVINGGAHGDNNLDIQEFMIVPVGAKTFADAMKMGAEVFYALKALLKEKGLNTNVGDEGGFAPNLRSNRDALDLLVTAIQSAGFKPQQDMALALDVAATELYKNGQYHFEGEKKSMSAEQLSDYYFELIKAYPIVSIEDGMAEDDWTGWHHMTQQMGSLVQLVGDDLFVTSEKRLLKGCQREAANSILIKLNQVGTLSETISTVQSAHRQSMTAIISHRSGETEDTFISDLSVALGTGQIKTGSLSRTDRIAKYNQLLRIEEELEGNGYYFGKQAFPKTYK, encoded by the coding sequence ATGAGTTCCATTGTTGATATTATTGGGCGTCAAATTTTTGATAGTCGGGGGACCCCTACCCTTGAAGTGGAGGTTTTATTGGAAAGTGGGGCTTGGGGTCGGGCATCTGTACCGTCGGGAGCGTCGACGGGCAGCCATGAGGCAGTGGAATTGCGGGATGGAGGCAAAGCTTTCGGAGGCAAGGGGGTGTTAAAAGCGGTTGATCATGTGACTCACGATATTTTTGATGCGCTCAGAGGGCTGGAAGGTCTGGACCAACTACTCATTGATAAAACGCTGTGTGCCTTGGATGGAACACCCAATAAGAAGAAATTAGGGGCTAATGCCATTTTGGGAACGAGCCTGGCCGTGGCACGGGCAGGGGCAGACGAACTCGGGTGTCCGCTATATCGGTATTTAGGAGGGCCTTCTGCCCGCATTTTGCCTATTCCGTTGATGAACGTGATTAATGGGGGCGCGCATGGGGATAATAACCTGGATATCCAAGAGTTTATGATTGTCCCCGTGGGGGCGAAGACGTTTGCTGATGCTATGAAGATGGGAGCAGAAGTTTTTTATGCCCTCAAGGCGTTACTGAAAGAAAAAGGGTTGAATACGAATGTGGGAGATGAAGGTGGATTTGCCCCCAATCTTCGATCAAACCGCGACGCCCTTGATTTGCTTGTGACAGCCATTCAATCAGCTGGCTTTAAGCCTCAACAAGACATGGCCTTGGCCTTAGATGTGGCCGCTACAGAGCTCTATAAGAATGGTCAGTATCATTTTGAGGGAGAGAAGAAGAGCATGTCCGCAGAACAACTATCTGACTATTATTTCGAGCTCATAAAAGCCTATCCCATCGTTTCCATTGAAGATGGCATGGCAGAAGATGATTGGACAGGGTGGCACCATATGACCCAGCAGATGGGATCCTTGGTACAGCTGGTGGGAGATGACCTGTTTGTAACGTCAGAAAAAAGACTCCTCAAGGGGTGTCAGAGGGAGGCAGCGAACTCTATTCTCATTAAGCTGAATCAGGTAGGCACCTTATCTGAGACGATCTCAACGGTACAATCAGCCCATCGTCAGTCCATGACGGCTATCATTTCCCATCGTTCGGGTGAAACGGAAGATACATTTATTTCTGATTTATCTGTTGCTTTGGGGACAGGGCAAATTAAAACAGGATCTTTGTCGCGAACGGATAGAATAGCTAAGTATAATCAACTTCTAAGGATTGAGGAAGAATTAGAAGGTAATGGGTATTATTTCGGAAAACAGGCATTTCCAAAAACCTATAAATAG
- a CDS encoding 3-deoxy-8-phosphooctulonate synthase, whose translation MILPVHVPVGSLKIGNDLPFTLLAGPCQMESEAHAFEMAHALVELCGDLQIPFIYKTSFDKANRTSISGERGMGLEKAMPVFEKIRSKFGCPVVTDVHTEEQCRDVAPYVDVLQIPAYLCRQTDLLLAAGRTGRVLNVKKGQFLAPWDAANIAKKIETTGNKNILLCERGVTFGYNRLVVDMRSFPIMAQTGYPVVFDATHSVQEPGGQGSKSGGQREFAPILARGAAAIGVAAFFMETHQDPDHAPSDGPNMIYLKDMRRVLMELKELDSFAKRNPVHL comes from the coding sequence ATGATCCTTCCTGTACACGTTCCTGTTGGCTCCTTAAAAATTGGAAATGACCTCCCGTTTACCTTATTGGCAGGCCCGTGCCAGATGGAAAGTGAGGCCCATGCCTTTGAAATGGCCCATGCGCTGGTGGAACTGTGTGGTGATCTTCAGATTCCTTTTATCTACAAAACCTCCTTTGATAAAGCAAATCGCACGAGCATTTCAGGGGAGCGGGGCATGGGACTAGAAAAGGCTATGCCTGTGTTTGAGAAGATTCGATCCAAATTTGGCTGTCCGGTGGTCACAGATGTGCATACAGAAGAACAGTGCAGAGACGTGGCCCCCTATGTGGATGTCTTACAGATCCCAGCATATTTGTGCCGACAGACGGATCTTTTATTAGCCGCAGGTCGGACAGGGCGGGTTCTGAATGTGAAAAAAGGTCAGTTTCTAGCGCCGTGGGATGCTGCGAATATCGCCAAGAAGATTGAAACCACGGGCAACAAAAATATCTTATTATGTGAACGGGGGGTGACCTTTGGGTACAATCGGCTGGTGGTGGATATGCGAAGTTTCCCCATCATGGCACAGACAGGCTATCCTGTGGTGTTTGACGCGACCCATTCGGTTCAGGAGCCAGGGGGACAAGGATCCAAAAGCGGGGGACAGCGAGAGTTTGCCCCCATTCTGGCACGGGGGGCGGCTGCCATTGGTGTTGCGGCGTTTTTTATGGAAACACACCAAGATCCAGATCACGCCCCCAGTGATGGCCCTAATATGATTTATTTAAAAGATATGCGACGGGTGTTGATGGAGTTGAAAGAACTCGATTCTTTTGCCAAAAGAAATCCGGTTCATTTATAG
- a CDS encoding CTP synthase yields the protein MTYYIFVTGGVLSSLGKGIAASSIGTLLQANGYKVCLRKMDPYINVDPGTMNPYQHGEVFVTNDGVETDMDLGHYERFTNVDARKSDTITTGQIYWDVIERERRGEYLGGTVQVIPHITNRIKEFIGFHDEDLDFLITEVGGTVGDIESLPFIEALRQFSNDIGRKRSLFVHLTLLPYIATTGELKTKPTQHSVKELLSYGIQPDILLCRSEKQMSAEERTKLSLFCNIPEDRVLSALDAGSIYEVPLMLHKQNLDKEILSYFGIFQKKAPDLNHWQKFVENQSRTKHTVTIGLIGKYVSLQDAYKSIHEALIHGGVHLHTQVQIRWIDADTLIPKTYKSMLSELDGILVPGGFGGRGVDGKMLAIRYARENNVPFFGICFGLQLSLIEIARQVAGLKEAGSTELENPKTPVVCLMGEWEKEGALEARTEQSDKGGTMRLGNYPCTVLDRTKAYEAYQGNMIQERHRHRYEVNIKYKADLEKAGVVFSGMSPDGKLPEIIELKDHAWFVAVQFHPELKSRPFSPHPLFVSFLKAALKRK from the coding sequence GTGACATACTATATTTTTGTAACAGGTGGTGTTCTTTCTTCTTTAGGGAAAGGAATCGCGGCATCTTCAATTGGGACCTTGCTGCAAGCCAATGGGTATAAAGTGTGTCTTCGCAAAATGGATCCCTATATCAACGTAGACCCCGGCACCATGAACCCGTATCAACACGGGGAGGTTTTTGTGACCAATGACGGTGTTGAAACCGATATGGATCTTGGCCACTATGAACGGTTTACCAATGTGGATGCCCGTAAATCAGATACCATCACCACCGGTCAAATTTATTGGGACGTAATCGAGCGTGAGCGACGGGGAGAGTACTTGGGGGGCACTGTCCAAGTTATTCCCCATATTACAAATCGAATAAAAGAATTCATAGGCTTCCATGACGAGGATCTGGATTTTCTCATTACTGAAGTGGGTGGCACCGTGGGAGACATTGAAAGCCTGCCGTTTATTGAAGCTTTGCGTCAATTTAGCAATGATATTGGGCGGAAGCGTTCTTTGTTCGTGCACCTCACCTTATTGCCCTATATTGCCACAACAGGGGAACTGAAAACCAAACCGACCCAACATTCGGTAAAAGAGCTTTTGAGTTATGGGATCCAACCGGACATTCTCTTGTGTCGCAGTGAAAAACAAATGTCAGCTGAAGAACGTACGAAACTTTCTCTGTTCTGTAATATCCCCGAAGATCGTGTGCTATCAGCCTTAGACGCTGGCAGTATCTATGAAGTGCCCCTGATGCTGCATAAACAAAATCTAGACAAAGAAATTTTATCCTATTTTGGGATCTTTCAAAAGAAAGCCCCAGATTTAAACCACTGGCAGAAATTTGTGGAGAACCAGAGCCGTACAAAACATACGGTGACAATCGGTCTCATTGGAAAATATGTCTCTTTGCAAGACGCTTATAAATCTATTCATGAGGCACTCATTCATGGAGGGGTTCACCTTCATACCCAGGTTCAGATTCGGTGGATTGATGCCGATACGTTAATCCCCAAAACTTATAAATCCATGTTATCTGAACTGGATGGCATTCTGGTGCCTGGTGGATTTGGCGGGCGTGGGGTGGATGGGAAAATGTTGGCCATCCGATATGCACGAGAAAACAATGTGCCGTTTTTTGGTATTTGCTTTGGCTTGCAGCTTTCCTTGATTGAAATCGCACGGCAGGTGGCAGGCCTCAAAGAGGCGGGATCTACTGAGTTGGAAAACCCAAAGACTCCGGTTGTTTGTTTGATGGGTGAATGGGAGAAGGAGGGTGCTTTGGAGGCCCGGACAGAGCAATCTGATAAGGGGGGGACGATGCGACTCGGTAATTATCCGTGCACTGTTTTAGACCGCACAAAGGCTTATGAGGCGTATCAAGGGAACATGATTCAAGAACGCCATCGCCATCGATACGAAGTGAATATTAAATATAAAGCCGATTTAGAGAAAGCGGGCGTGGTCTTTTCAGGGATGTCTCCTGATGGGAAACTGCCTGAGATCATTGAGCTTAAAGACCATGCGTGGTTTGTTGCTGTTCAATTTCATCCAGAGCTTAAATCTCGACCCTTTTCTCCCCACCCTTTGTTTGTATCATTTTTAAAAGCCGCTTTAAAAAGAAAGTAG
- a CDS encoding leucyl aminopeptidase, with the protein MNIAFKPSKFPTTGTVCVAVFEGNVLSGPAQLLNEKMGGALARALKNAHFEGKKGEVFPVASPGGLSLTRVILFGLGKLDDLKFQDAIEGGASLVTYLRQVPDRDILVMIEGIENANLDNGKLAAGMASGLLLRGYDFHKYRTQLKPNQKLALEDVVFSVDSPKNAEAVFQKEEKVVEAVLFARDLMCEPPNILDPETYAKELKNLSKLGLKVEVLGRKDMEKMGMNALLGVAQGSSKEAQLVVMHWKGAGNNEAPLAFVGKGVTFDTGGISIKPSAKMDEMKMDMGGSAAVCGLMYALAAREAKVNVVGVVGLVENMPDGNAQRPGDVVTSMSGQTIEILNTDAEGRLVLADALWYTQLTFNPKLIIDLATLTGAISVSLGSKYAGLFSNDEGLVHKLRQAGEETKEQVWQLPLDERYDKDINSPIADMKNIGDNGAGSITAAQFLQRFVNKKPWAHLDIAGTAWTSEPRTLSGRYPIGFGVRLLNAFVQKFYENK; encoded by the coding sequence GTGAATATAGCTTTCAAGCCGTCTAAATTCCCCACGACAGGCACTGTCTGTGTGGCTGTTTTCGAAGGGAATGTTTTGTCGGGGCCAGCCCAGCTTCTGAATGAAAAGATGGGGGGGGCTTTGGCCCGTGCCCTCAAGAATGCTCATTTTGAGGGAAAAAAGGGAGAAGTGTTTCCGGTGGCGTCTCCCGGCGGCCTTTCTTTGACCCGAGTTATCTTGTTTGGCCTGGGAAAGTTAGACGATTTAAAGTTTCAAGATGCCATTGAAGGGGGGGCTTCCCTTGTCACCTATCTTCGCCAAGTGCCAGACAGGGACATCCTAGTGATGATTGAAGGCATTGAGAATGCTAATCTAGATAATGGGAAGTTGGCAGCCGGTATGGCCAGCGGCCTTCTATTGCGCGGCTATGACTTTCATAAGTATAGAACACAGTTGAAACCCAATCAAAAGTTGGCGCTCGAAGACGTGGTGTTCTCAGTGGACTCGCCTAAGAATGCAGAAGCAGTCTTTCAGAAAGAAGAAAAAGTTGTGGAAGCTGTTTTGTTTGCGCGCGATTTAATGTGTGAGCCCCCCAATATTTTGGATCCAGAGACATATGCCAAAGAGTTAAAGAATCTTTCCAAACTAGGCCTGAAAGTAGAAGTCCTGGGTCGTAAGGATATGGAAAAGATGGGGATGAATGCCTTGCTCGGTGTGGCTCAGGGGAGCTCCAAGGAAGCCCAGTTGGTGGTCATGCATTGGAAGGGGGCTGGGAATAATGAGGCGCCTCTTGCCTTTGTGGGCAAAGGGGTGACGTTTGACACCGGTGGTATCTCCATTAAACCAAGTGCGAAGATGGATGAAATGAAGATGGATATGGGCGGCTCTGCAGCAGTATGCGGACTGATGTATGCGCTTGCCGCCCGAGAAGCCAAAGTGAATGTGGTGGGTGTGGTCGGGCTTGTGGAGAACATGCCCGATGGGAATGCCCAGCGCCCCGGAGATGTGGTGACGTCCATGTCGGGTCAGACCATTGAGATTCTCAATACGGATGCAGAAGGACGTCTGGTCTTGGCGGATGCCTTGTGGTACACCCAATTAACCTTTAATCCCAAACTCATCATTGATTTGGCGACGCTCACCGGGGCTATCAGCGTCTCGTTGGGTAGCAAGTATGCTGGGCTCTTTTCAAATGATGAAGGATTGGTGCATAAGCTGCGTCAAGCGGGAGAAGAGACAAAAGAGCAGGTCTGGCAACTGCCCTTGGATGAACGCTATGACAAAGATATTAATTCACCCATTGCGGACATGAAAAATATCGGGGATAACGGGGCAGGCAGTATAACGGCCGCCCAGTTCTTGCAGCGGTTTGTGAATAAGAAGCCCTGGGCCCACCTTGATATTGCAGGCACAGCGTGGACAAGTGAGCCGCGTACGTTGTCAGGACGGTACCCCATTGGGTTTGGCGTGCGGCTTTTAAATGCGTTTGTTCAGAAATTTTATGAAAACAAATAA